A window of the Xiashengella succiniciproducens genome harbors these coding sequences:
- a CDS encoding glycosyltransferase family A protein: protein MRVGENPLKSDRQELEHKQHRVIIPFWIPNVENPYFRNQPEVLRICIQSLLDSINTETTNITLINNNSCKEASDVVEYFVEQGVIDKYVVLCDNRGKLEAVLSEARACYEEYITISDCDFLFFKGWESSVAGIMRAFPEAGMVSCFPASHLAYFYNSNLIWFRPKAGKILDDNDIDLFEKGLGHPATSGLYSRPGIRKREIWRYNHYYLKRKNCIAMVGAVHALATYRREVVDRFNKDRVLLRFGNGYEHEYIDFAAEKSGYLRLSTPSLLAYHMGNTLPQEVLGKYNEVNNMEYKPAIWPDRQNSLPVKAMRLIFPLTNYAFRFCRKYKLI, encoded by the coding sequence ATGAGAGTCGGAGAGAATCCTTTAAAGTCAGATCGTCAGGAACTTGAACATAAGCAACACAGGGTTATAATTCCATTTTGGATACCCAATGTTGAGAATCCTTATTTCCGTAATCAACCGGAAGTATTGAGGATTTGCATTCAGTCTCTGCTTGATTCTATCAATACTGAGACCACCAACATTACCCTTATCAATAATAATTCCTGCAAGGAAGCTTCTGATGTTGTTGAGTATTTTGTTGAGCAAGGTGTTATTGATAAATATGTTGTGCTATGTGATAATCGTGGCAAACTGGAGGCTGTGCTTTCGGAAGCCAGGGCATGTTATGAGGAATATATCACTATAAGTGACTGCGACTTTCTGTTTTTCAAAGGGTGGGAGAGCAGTGTTGCAGGTATTATGAGGGCTTTCCCAGAAGCTGGAATGGTGAGCTGCTTCCCGGCATCCCACCTTGCATATTTCTACAATAGTAATTTGATTTGGTTCCGCCCAAAGGCAGGTAAAATCCTTGATGACAACGATATCGATCTGTTCGAGAAAGGGCTTGGTCACCCTGCTACAAGTGGTCTGTACAGTCGGCCGGGTATCAGGAAAAGAGAAATCTGGCGATACAATCATTATTATCTGAAGAGAAAGAACTGTATCGCTATGGTCGGAGCAGTTCATGCACTGGCAACCTACCGCAGGGAAGTGGTCGATAGATTTAACAAGGATAGGGTTCTACTTCGCTTTGGAAATGGATATGAACACGAGTATATTGACTTTGCTGCAGAAAAGTCCGGGTACCTGAGACTGTCAACACCCAGTTTGTTGGCTTACCATATGGGAAATACACTTCCTCAGGAAGTGTTGGGAAAATATAACGAAGTAAACAACATGGAATATAAGCCGGCTATATGGCCTGACAGACAAAACTCATTGCCTGTAAAGGCAATGAGGCTTATCTTTCCTCTTACTAATTACGCTTTCCGCTTTTGCAGAAAGTACAAGTTAATTTAA
- a CDS encoding glycosyltransferase family 2 protein: MEERSPKVTVVIPTYRRPAYLQEALDSLSRQTFKDFEAIVVDDGTPGEENRQICSKYSFVRYILTSNSGSPIRPRNIGIKEARGEYIAFLDDDDQWVEEKLQKQVDILDRQRDYGLVHSYCQIIDENGRVTGEVTGQAFADKKHGYVFDDMVGNFTVMLSSPLIRKELIEKSGLFNEKMTAAGEDVEFFIRLAYYTRFWFIDEPLVRYRVHSNGISKGNFNYVYLPWHLFRAVRKLSKKESLERPRFVALRNRLIIKQIDAAGNLKGYLVSIGLCFRIYPGFFTLPGAMRTMAGKFRHLWRYTFKVKKKIKKIAA, encoded by the coding sequence ATGGAAGAAAGAAGTCCTAAAGTCACGGTTGTAATTCCTACTTACAGGCGTCCTGCATACCTGCAGGAGGCTCTTGATAGTTTGTCCAGACAGACTTTCAAGGATTTTGAGGCGATAGTAGTGGATGATGGAACACCTGGTGAAGAGAACAGACAGATATGCAGCAAGTATTCTTTCGTTAGGTATATTCTTACAAGCAATAGCGGTAGTCCAATCAGGCCCCGCAATATTGGCATAAAAGAGGCCAGAGGCGAGTATATTGCCTTTCTTGACGATGATGATCAATGGGTGGAAGAAAAGCTTCAAAAACAGGTTGACATTCTTGACAGGCAGAGGGACTATGGATTGGTCCACTCATATTGTCAGATAATTGATGAAAATGGCAGGGTAACCGGAGAGGTTACTGGTCAGGCTTTTGCGGATAAAAAGCATGGTTATGTCTTTGATGATATGGTGGGCAACTTCACCGTAATGCTTTCATCACCATTGATCAGAAAAGAGCTTATTGAGAAGTCGGGACTTTTTAACGAAAAGATGACTGCTGCTGGTGAGGATGTCGAATTCTTTATACGTCTGGCCTATTATACCAGGTTTTGGTTTATTGATGAACCATTGGTTAGATACCGGGTTCATAGTAATGGAATCTCTAAGGGCAACTTTAATTATGTATATCTTCCATGGCATCTATTCAGGGCTGTTAGGAAGCTAAGCAAGAAGGAGTCACTTGAAAGACCCAGGTTTGTTGCTTTGCGTAATAGGCTTATAATTAAGCAGATAGACGCTGCTGGAAATTTGAAGGGATACCTGGTTTCAATAGGGCTGTGTTTCAGAATATATCCGGGCTTTTTTACTTTGCCCGGAGCAATGAGGACCATGGCTGGGAAATTTCGACACCTCTGGAGATATACTTTTAAGGTGAAAAAGAAGATAAAAAAGATTGCAGCCTGA
- a CDS encoding glycosyltransferase family 2 protein gives MAEKINPNRCDELVTIVALCYNQSYYLKETLDSIMAQTWRPGHFYIIDDCSTDNSVELLNEWNEANNNIATIIVHEENQGITRTMNHALSLSTTKYFQPWPCDDLMLPYKIEKQVTFLEDLDWKPGFLYGDIEWIDNEGNLLRKSVIEDRKKQFPNNTMPSGFIFPELVRLGCFIPTASGMYVTQALRDLGGFDEGLFAEDWDMFMRIALKHGIAFQDLKVSRYRRHMGSVEMKKGKAYWDGHFKILPKFLGINDEYDGIIYDKMGRDALDAYMDGYSGYENIILNSALRNRDFNQFWRYVKIKLGRLLYGRKKS, from the coding sequence ATGGCCGAGAAGATAAACCCTAACAGATGTGACGAGTTGGTTACAATAGTGGCACTATGTTATAACCAAAGCTACTATCTTAAGGAAACCCTCGACAGTATTATGGCACAGACCTGGCGTCCGGGGCATTTCTACATTATTGACGACTGTAGCACTGATAATTCAGTCGAACTGTTAAACGAGTGGAACGAGGCCAACAATAATATTGCAACAATCATTGTACATGAGGAAAATCAGGGTATTACCCGCACGATGAATCATGCCCTGTCGCTCAGTACTACAAAGTATTTTCAGCCCTGGCCTTGTGATGATCTTATGCTTCCCTATAAAATAGAAAAGCAGGTTACCTTCCTGGAAGATCTGGACTGGAAGCCGGGTTTCCTATATGGTGATATTGAGTGGATAGATAATGAGGGAAATCTCTTGAGGAAATCTGTTATTGAAGACCGTAAGAAGCAGTTTCCCAACAATACAATGCCTTCAGGTTTTATATTCCCAGAGCTTGTAAGATTGGGTTGCTTTATCCCAACGGCTTCTGGAATGTATGTTACCCAGGCCCTCCGCGACCTGGGTGGATTTGATGAGGGTCTTTTTGCAGAGGATTGGGATATGTTTATGCGTATTGCACTAAAGCATGGAATAGCTTTTCAAGACCTGAAAGTTAGTCGCTACCGCCGTCATATGGGCAGCGTGGAAATGAAGAAAGGTAAGGCTTATTGGGATGGTCACTTCAAGATCCTCCCCAAATTCCTGGGTATCAACGATGAGTATGACGGGATTATCTATGACAAGATGGGAAGGGATGCACTTGATGCCTATATGGATGGCTATAGTGGATACGAGAATATAATCTTAAACAGTGCATTGAGGAATAGAGATTTCAATCAGTTTTGGCGTTACGTAAAGATAAAACTCGGAAGGTTATTATATGGAAGAAAGAAGTCCTAA
- a CDS encoding DegT/DnrJ/EryC1/StrS family aminotransferase, which produces MQVKFLDLKAVNEPYFPEMLEATRRFLESGWYVLGKEVESFEEEYAAYCGANYCVGVSNGLDALRLILEAYKALGMVREGDEVIVPANTYIASILAITQSGLKPVLVEPHPESYNINPDEVEKQVTSRTRAIMAVHLYGQLADMDRLSAIAERHGLLLIEDAAQAHGAKLHNGGRAGSLGHAAGHSFYPGKNLGALGEGGAVTCMDKELAEAVKALRNYGSHKKYYNLYKGFNMRIDENQAAWLRIRLRGLDRENEHRRMLAGIYDSMLDPALVKRPKVMEYGEHVYHIYAIMHPDRDGLQKYLADKGVSTLIHYPLPPHKQEAYKEWNYMSFPITEEIHNRELSLPISPVHTKEEIKYVASMINSYK; this is translated from the coding sequence ATGCAGGTAAAGTTTTTGGATCTAAAGGCTGTTAATGAGCCTTATTTCCCCGAGATGCTCGAAGCAACCCGTAGGTTCCTTGAAAGCGGTTGGTATGTGCTCGGCAAAGAGGTTGAGTCCTTTGAAGAGGAATATGCTGCTTACTGCGGAGCCAACTATTGTGTGGGTGTGAGCAATGGCCTGGATGCACTTAGGCTTATCCTTGAAGCATACAAGGCTCTAGGGATGGTCAGGGAAGGTGATGAGGTCATAGTACCTGCAAATACCTATATTGCTTCAATATTGGCAATTACCCAGAGCGGACTTAAGCCTGTACTTGTCGAACCGCATCCAGAGAGTTATAATATCAACCCAGATGAGGTAGAAAAACAAGTTACATCCCGCACAAGGGCAATAATGGCTGTTCACCTCTATGGTCAGCTTGCAGACATGGATCGACTATCTGCAATTGCTGAACGTCATGGGCTCTTACTTATTGAGGATGCAGCTCAGGCTCACGGTGCTAAACTGCACAACGGAGGAAGGGCAGGAAGTCTTGGCCATGCTGCCGGCCACAGTTTTTATCCGGGCAAGAACTTAGGTGCACTTGGCGAAGGCGGTGCAGTTACATGTATGGATAAAGAGCTGGCTGAAGCTGTTAAAGCTTTGAGAAACTACGGTTCTCACAAGAAGTATTACAACCTGTATAAAGGTTTTAATATGAGAATTGACGAAAACCAGGCTGCATGGTTGAGGATAAGGCTTAGGGGATTGGATCGTGAGAATGAACATAGAAGGATGCTGGCTGGTATTTATGACAGTATGCTGGACCCTGCTTTAGTTAAAAGACCAAAAGTAATGGAGTATGGTGAGCACGTTTATCATATTTATGCCATAATGCATCCGGATCGAGATGGCCTGCAGAAGTATCTTGCAGACAAAGGGGTGTCTACTCTTATCCACTATCCACTGCCACCCCACAAACAAGAAGCGTACAAGGAGTGGAATTATATGTCCTTCCCGATTACAGAGGAGATTCATAACAGAGAATTAAGTCTTCCGATAAGTCCGGTACACACCAAGGAGGAAATTAAGTATGTAGCCTCAATGATCAATAGTTATAAATAA
- a CDS encoding acyltransferase, giving the protein MIHSNIITGKDVEVSEGCSLNNVQLGDGVSIGDHCTIFGSAKNVLKIGWGSVIGRRTILNGFAAQLKIGRRCSIGAMCHFIVDTGPTASETMQKRYSIREEPITIGDDCVIGSGTMVIAGSVIGEGSFIHPKSFVNSEIPPYSIAAGCPAKVIGKVPH; this is encoded by the coding sequence ATGATCCATTCGAATATTATTACAGGAAAAGATGTTGAGGTGAGTGAAGGATGCTCACTCAACAATGTTCAGTTGGGTGATGGAGTCAGCATAGGAGACCACTGTACCATATTCGGTAGTGCGAAAAATGTGCTGAAAATCGGTTGGGGGTCTGTTATTGGCAGGCGTACAATTCTTAATGGGTTTGCAGCTCAGCTGAAAATAGGAAGAAGGTGCAGCATTGGTGCAATGTGTCATTTTATAGTTGATACAGGACCTACAGCCAGCGAGACTATGCAAAAAAGGTACAGTATTCGTGAGGAGCCAATTACTATAGGAGATGACTGCGTGATCGGTAGCGGTACCATGGTAATTGCCGGATCAGTTATTGGCGAGGGCTCTTTTATTCACCCCAAAAGCTTTGTTAATTCAGAAATACCTCCATATTCTATTGCTGCAGGATGTCCGGCAAAGGTAATTGGTAAGGTACCACATTAA
- a CDS encoding acyltransferase: MILSNIKLGSNVSIHPSSKFNNVEFGDNIKIAKECHLMGGPDHILKIGAGTICGMYVTIDGPHADIEIGECVSIAQQVVIRSDWGLVPGSRINILFDKPAVPIKIGSHTWIGSGCVIAPGVTIGEYSIVASNSYVDEDVPPFTIVGGNPAKVLRTVDPKELGL; this comes from the coding sequence ATGATACTCTCCAATATCAAGCTCGGTAGCAACGTTTCTATACACCCGTCCTCGAAATTCAACAATGTTGAATTTGGTGACAACATCAAGATTGCCAAGGAATGTCACTTAATGGGAGGTCCCGATCATATACTAAAGATAGGTGCCGGTACTATTTGTGGAATGTATGTTACAATAGACGGCCCCCATGCAGATATTGAGATTGGAGAATGTGTAAGCATTGCCCAGCAGGTTGTAATAAGGTCTGACTGGGGCTTGGTTCCGGGATCGAGGATTAATATACTGTTTGACAAGCCTGCAGTACCCATTAAGATCGGTTCACATACCTGGATTGGTTCGGGTTGTGTTATTGCACCCGGAGTGACTATCGGTGAATATTCGATTGTTGCATCCAATAGCTATGTGGATGAGGATGTACCTCCCTTTACAATAGTGGGCGGAAATCCTGCAAAGGTGTTAAGGACAGTGGATCCTAAGGAACTTGGACTATAG
- a CDS encoding DegT/DnrJ/EryC1/StrS family aminotransferase translates to MEFLEGYIKNPDRFRTGSVNISPFTTDDIFRNNYIWHNYKEDSDPVTSFEGMELTITASATAALDLALRDLGLTPDDEVWIVTTSGNKYISGCVTRTIEKYCRWSREHSARTAAILVNHEFGFIATQVKELTSYNLPIIEDAAYSMYSENNGVLPGLTGDYAIFSMAKMFPMQAGGLLFAKDKTLVQQDLSPDAVSYFKSCYKFYNKYRRHISAARIDAFAKYVDAFGDADFEPRFIPFGGEVPGAFMFSAPGADLGGLKVFMQGHGIECSVFYGEDAFYLPCHQNISTQHIDYFLTLIKDFLK, encoded by the coding sequence GTGGAATTTCTGGAAGGTTACATTAAGAACCCTGACAGGTTCAGAACCGGGTCGGTCAATATATCGCCGTTTACAACCGACGATATTTTCCGCAATAATTATATCTGGCATAATTATAAGGAAGATTCTGACCCTGTAACTTCATTTGAAGGTATGGAGCTAACGATCACTGCAAGCGCTACCGCAGCGCTTGACCTTGCGCTAAGGGATCTGGGCCTTACTCCCGATGATGAAGTCTGGATAGTAACTACCAGCGGAAATAAGTACATAAGTGGCTGCGTTACACGCACCATTGAGAAGTACTGCCGTTGGAGCCGAGAGCATAGCGCCAGAACTGCGGCGATTTTGGTAAACCATGAATTTGGTTTTATAGCTACTCAGGTTAAAGAACTAACTTCATACAACTTGCCTATTATCGAGGATGCAGCCTATTCAATGTACTCAGAAAATAACGGGGTGCTTCCCGGACTTACCGGAGACTATGCAATCTTCAGTATGGCAAAGATGTTTCCTATGCAGGCTGGAGGTTTGTTATTCGCAAAGGACAAAACTTTAGTACAACAAGATCTGTCGCCGGACGCTGTAAGCTATTTTAAGTCATGCTATAAGTTCTACAATAAATATCGCAGACACATTAGTGCAGCCCGAATTGACGCATTTGCAAAGTATGTTGATGCTTTTGGTGATGCCGACTTTGAGCCACGTTTTATCCCTTTTGGTGGTGAGGTCCCGGGTGCCTTTATGTTTTCCGCACCGGGAGCAGATCTCGGTGGCCTTAAAGTCTTTATGCAGGGACATGGTATTGAGTGTAGTGTTTTTTATGGTGAGGATGCGTTTTACCTTCCTTGTCACCAAAATATATCTACCCAGCATATTGATTATTTTCTGACGCTTATCAAAGATTTTCTTAAATGA
- a CDS encoding sugar 3,4-ketoisomerase, whose amino-acid sequence MSNSVKWDKDPRQVTVFDCHIYQLPRIGAVSGHITAVQNSVELPFDIKRVFYLYDIPAGENRGAHSHKECHQFLIAAGGSFEVMVEDGRNCKTLFLNQPFMGLHIPPGIWAREQNFSSGSICLVLTSHSYNESDYIRKYEDYLEFRGISGRLH is encoded by the coding sequence ATGAGCAATTCTGTAAAATGGGATAAAGATCCAAGGCAGGTGACAGTTTTCGACTGTCATATATACCAGTTGCCTCGCATTGGAGCAGTGTCGGGACACATAACTGCCGTACAAAACTCTGTTGAACTTCCCTTTGACATCAAGAGAGTGTTTTACCTCTATGATATTCCTGCCGGAGAAAACCGTGGTGCCCATTCCCACAAGGAGTGTCACCAGTTTCTGATTGCTGCTGGTGGCAGTTTTGAGGTCATGGTTGAGGATGGCAGAAATTGCAAGACTCTGTTTTTGAACCAGCCCTTTATGGGTCTTCATATCCCGCCAGGGATATGGGCTAGGGAGCAGAATTTCTCATCAGGTTCTATATGTCTGGTGCTTACTTCACATAGCTATAACGAGTCTGATTATATACGCAAATACGAAGATTATTTAGAATTCCGTGGAATTTCTGGAAGGTTACATTAA
- a CDS encoding sugar 3,4-ketoisomerase, translating to MEKLIELPKILDARGNLTFLENKRHFPFDIKRVFWTYDVPGGETRGGHAFRTQEEVVIALSGSFDVIIKDKDGAERRYHLNRSYKGLYLPPLTWRHMENFSTNALSLHVSSSDFSESDYIRDYEQFCKMG from the coding sequence ATGGAAAAGCTGATTGAACTACCCAAGATTCTCGATGCCAGAGGCAACCTGACCTTTCTGGAAAATAAGAGACATTTCCCTTTTGATATAAAAAGGGTATTCTGGACTTATGACGTGCCTGGTGGAGAAACTCGTGGCGGACACGCCTTCCGCACTCAGGAGGAAGTGGTAATAGCATTATCTGGCAGCTTTGACGTTATCATCAAAGATAAGGATGGAGCCGAGAGGCGTTATCACCTCAACCGTTCCTATAAGGGGCTCTATTTGCCACCACTTACCTGGAGGCATATGGAAAATTTCAGTACCAATGCTCTTTCATTACATGTTAGTTCTTCAGATTTTTCCGAATCAGATTATATAAGGGATTATGAGCAATTCTGTAAAATGGGATAA
- a CDS encoding ABC transporter ATP-binding protein, producing MPLLLFLSASVALIDGLGLSLFIPLFQVAEAGAPSNVDLGNLHFVVDAFNFLGLNITVGSILIFMILLFSFKGCVFFINSFVSVRTRVRFMKQIRMQLVNGLCNLSYPAFVGMDLGRVQNVITGEIGKAGSALLSYLSTLQAAITLVGYLFLAFLADFRFALLITIAGGLSGFVYKYINKKVETSSLMQSYIGNGLQGKVLESVWNFKYLKATDLISRYRVRLVGLVHDVENLTMKMGKLNAISGALREPVTIAMLSIVIFVQVVVFDVSMFSIALILVFFYRSLTSLLSLQNSWQSFLTNSGGIKTVNELYEEFELKSESRVRDPLPPFGKSIELKNVVFSYESDPSRKVLNDISLEIEKNKTVAFVGESGSGKTTLVNMLSGLLMPVSGKILVDGVELTEQRVHAFRQMIGYITQEAVVFNDTVFNNVTFGAVKTPESLERFWDVIEKTALTSTIQQMPAKEDSMLGDNGVLISGGQKQRISIARELYRDCSLLLMDEATSALDSENERIIQSNINALKGKYTIVIIAHRLSTVRNADVIYLLENGVIGASGTFEELVAKSPRFRKMVELQEF from the coding sequence ATGCCCTTGCTGCTTTTTCTAAGTGCAAGTGTCGCCCTGATTGATGGTTTAGGGCTTTCTCTCTTTATCCCACTTTTCCAGGTTGCAGAGGCAGGTGCCCCATCTAATGTGGATCTTGGTAATCTGCATTTCGTTGTTGATGCGTTTAATTTTCTTGGTCTAAATATTACTGTAGGCAGTATCCTGATTTTCATGATACTGCTTTTCTCTTTCAAAGGTTGTGTGTTTTTTATCAACTCCTTTGTATCTGTAAGAACGAGAGTGCGCTTTATGAAGCAGATACGAATGCAGTTGGTAAATGGTCTGTGCAATCTGTCCTATCCTGCATTTGTAGGTATGGATCTTGGAAGGGTACAGAATGTTATTACCGGAGAAATTGGAAAGGCAGGTAGTGCCCTGCTTTCATACCTCAGTACTTTGCAAGCTGCTATTACACTAGTAGGCTATCTATTCTTAGCCTTCCTGGCAGATTTCAGATTTGCGTTGCTTATTACCATTGCAGGTGGACTGAGTGGATTTGTCTATAAGTACATCAACAAGAAGGTAGAAACTTCTTCATTGATGCAGTCATATATTGGAAACGGCTTACAAGGGAAGGTTCTGGAATCTGTTTGGAATTTCAAATACCTTAAGGCTACCGATCTTATATCTCGATATAGAGTTAGACTCGTAGGACTCGTTCACGATGTTGAAAACCTTACAATGAAGATGGGTAAACTGAATGCTATCTCAGGTGCATTACGTGAACCAGTCACTATCGCTATGTTGTCAATCGTAATATTTGTACAGGTGGTGGTATTCGATGTGTCCATGTTCAGTATTGCCCTTATTCTGGTCTTCTTTTACAGGTCACTTACAAGTTTGCTGTCCCTGCAAAATTCCTGGCAAAGCTTCCTGACTAACTCAGGTGGTATCAAAACGGTCAACGAGCTATATGAAGAATTTGAACTGAAGTCAGAAAGCAGGGTTCGTGACCCCCTGCCACCTTTTGGCAAGAGTATTGAACTTAAGAATGTAGTCTTCTCCTACGAAAGTGATCCTTCAAGAAAAGTGCTAAATGATATTTCTTTAGAGATAGAGAAGAATAAGACAGTCGCCTTTGTTGGTGAAAGTGGTTCTGGAAAAACAACACTTGTCAATATGTTATCCGGTTTGCTTATGCCTGTTAGCGGAAAGATACTGGTTGACGGAGTGGAGCTTACTGAGCAAAGAGTACATGCTTTCAGACAAATGATTGGTTACATAACCCAGGAAGCTGTGGTATTCAACGATACAGTTTTCAATAACGTCACTTTCGGTGCTGTGAAAACGCCCGAATCACTTGAGCGTTTTTGGGATGTTATTGAAAAAACCGCTCTTACAAGTACTATTCAGCAGATGCCTGCCAAAGAGGACTCCATGTTGGGAGATAATGGTGTGTTAATCTCAGGAGGACAAAAACAGCGGATTTCAATTGCAAGGGAGCTATATCGTGACTGTTCTCTACTCCTTATGGATGAGGCTACTTCTGCACTTGACTCAGAAAATGAACGGATAATTCAGTCCAATATAAATGCCCTCAAGGGAAAGTATACGATAGTGATTATTGCCCACCGTCTATCGACGGTGCGCAACGCTGACGTGATTTATCTGCTGGAGAACGGCGTTATTGGGGCTTCAGGAACCTTTGAGGAGCTTGTAGCAAAATCCCCACGTTTCCGTAAGATGGTCGAACTGCAAGAGTTTTAG